In Nodularia sp. LEGE 06071, the genomic window TTTCACAGGTTTAGTCAAAAAAGTCACAAACTGCACATGACTCAATTCTGTGCCATTCGACCATTGACTGAGGTTCTTGAGAATCACCAAGGGCAGATGCTGATAGCCAGGTTGCTGGTGGATTTGATTTGCTAAAGTCAGCCAATCCATCTGAGACCGATGCAGATCTAAAATAGCAATATCAAACCGTTCTCCCTGGCTCAGTTCAGCTAAAGCTTCTTGCATGGAATGAGCAGTATAAGTTGACATTTTCCAAGACTCTGCTTGCAAGCGGAGAATTTTGTGGTTGCTGGGGTGTTCATCCACAATCAATAACCGCTTTCCCATTAGTTGCGGCAGCGTTGTATAAAATTGATCTAAATTTGCATCAGCAGGTGCTTGAGTAGTAATGGTGAAGTAAAAGGTAGAACCTACAGAAGGTTGAGTCGATGAAACTAGCTTGCTACTTTTCCATCCAGAAAGGGGATTACCACCTACACAACCTTGGCTTTCCACCCAAATTGTGCCACCCATAATTTCACTTAAGCGTTTGCTAATTACCAGCCCCAATCCTGTACCACCATATCTTCGATTCATGGAAGCATCGGCCTGAGCAAAAGGTTGAAATAAGCGGTTCATATTCTCAGGCGCGATGCCAATGCCTGTATCTTGGATAGAGAAGAGAATTTTGTAAAGGTTCTGGGCTTTCTTGCTTGTCAGTTGTCTAGCCTCAACGCAGAGGATCACTTCTCCCTTTTTGGTAAACTTAATCGCATTATTGAGAAGATTCATCAAGACTTGGCGTAGACGAGTTAAATCGCCAATGATCTGCACGGGAACTTCCGGCTTGATGATGTAAGCTAATTCAAGATTTTTTTCAGCTGCTTTCAAGGCTAAAAAGTCGATCACTTTCTCGACACAATCTCTCAACTCAAAGGGCTGTTGTTCTAGTTCTAGTTTGCCTGATTCAATTTTCGAGAAGTCGAGGATGTCATTAATAATCGTCAGTAGTGCGTCTCCGCTACTCCGAATTGTCTCTACAAGGTCTTGCTGTTGAGGAGTTAGGTTGGTAGATAGCAGCAGCCCTGTCATGCCGATCACAGCATTCATCGGGGTGCGAATTTCATGGCTCATCATCGCTAAAAACTCACTTTTAGCCCGATTTGCTGCTTCTGCTTGACGTTTTGCCTGTTCCAAGGCAAAGTTTTTCCAAGTGAGTTCTTGACGTTGGCGGGTTTCTTGTTCGAGCAAGTGAGCCTGTGCTAAGGCGATACCCAATTGAGCTGCAACAGCTTCTAGTAATTCAATTTCGTCTGGAGTCCACTGGCGAAAGTTGCTGCACTGATGTAAACCAATGGCTCCGTTGGGTTGTCCTTGATAGGAGGTGCGGACTGTCAGCATTGACTTCAAGCCAATCTGTCGGCAAATCAGTTGAGATGGTTCGAGTAAAGGATCAAGGTAGACATTTGGGGAGGCGATGGCCTGATCCTGGTTGATCATCCGCTCTACGTGGGGATTGCCTGTAATCGGAATTTCCATGTTCAGCATGGAGATGTAATTGGGGACTACATACTCTGCTACTAGGGGAATTCGGGGTATGGGGTGGCGACGATAAGAGTGAATTAAACAACGATGAACTCCGAAGGCTTTGCCAATTTGGATCGCCGCCGTTTCAAATATGCTTTTGCTGTTGAGACTTTCACGAATTTTCTGGGTAATTTGTCCCAGTAGCAATGTGCGGTTAAATTGGCGTTTGAGCGCTTGTTGGGCTTCTACGCGTTCTGTAATATCTTTAGTCGAGCCAACCATCCGCACTGGATTACCTTGTTCATCCCATTGAGCTTTGGCTTGTACTAGTACCCACTTATAGTTCCCATCATGACAGCGCAGACGAAACTCACTGACGTAATTGGGAATTTTTCTATTCAAATAATTCTGTTGAGTGATCATCATCCGTTCGTAATCATCGGGATGGATACGGCTCACCCAGTCATAATTGCTACTGATGAGTTGATGTTCTTCTCCCCCCAAAAGTTCAGTCCACTTAGCAGAACGGAAGGTTTGATTGGTGGTGATGTTCCAGTCCCAGATGGCATCTTGGTTGGCTTCGATGACTAATTGCCAGCGTTCTTCTTTTTCTCGGAGGGCTGCTTCTGCTTGTTGGCGATCGCGCAGGGTGGCTTGCCATTGGCTAATATCATTGAGAATGCCGACAAAGTGAGTTAATTGGCCGTTTTCATTATGGATCGGTGAAATACTCAATTCATTCCAAAAACTAGTGCCATCTTTACGGTAATTCAGCAGAACAACTTTACAACTCTTGCCCGCTTTCACAGATGAGCGCAATTGATCAAGTGCTGCTGGCTCAGTATCTTTTCCTTGCAAAAATCTACAGTTATTCCCAATCACCTCTATAGCATCGTAGCCTGTCATTTCCTCAAAG contains:
- a CDS encoding PAS domain-containing protein codes for the protein MGRHHRYDSFKSVNFFSKRLWLPLLVGILVSIPVCILWQKLLIAEQSQIAQLVQQQAIALKIELTSELKTRILALKRMEKRYSIRSDIPRPEWEADAAAQIEDLSGYQSIQWVDSSFQVRWIVPESENETAENLDISQKLRERTALEIAQLRHQITVSQTVNLVQGDKGFLVSYPLLRENQFDGLILGVFQMKSLVDSCLHIPQGYKIRIWEEQELIYHDNSQLVVQSPYLQEVKINLYGINWLLQVYPTPELLIDLRSPLPIIILLAGLLLAAMLAFSIDFVQTAKFNSQRIAAKNKQLAFRICQQRQIEIALTERENHLRQLLETVKVIPSELDLNSWQFTYVGPQAEALLDYPIEQWYQEDFWVTHIHPQDREKTLRFCLESIARCENYEFEYRMLAADGRVVWLREIVHVSTKSGVPRLLRGFMFDITDLKLVEETLRLRERALAATSNGIIISDARLPNNPVIYANAAFEEMTGYDAIEVIGNNCRFLQGKDTEPAALDQLRSSVKAGKSCKVVLLNYRKDGTSFWNELSISPIHNENGQLTHFVGILNDISQWQATLRDRQQAEAALREKEERWQLVIEANQDAIWDWNITTNQTFRSAKWTELLGGEEHQLISSNYDWVSRIHPDDYERMMITQQNYLNRKIPNYVSEFRLRCHDGNYKWVLVQAKAQWDEQGNPVRMVGSTKDITERVEAQQALKRQFNRTLLLGQITQKIRESLNSKSIFETAAIQIGKAFGVHRCLIHSYRRHPIPRIPLVAEYVVPNYISMLNMEIPITGNPHVERMINQDQAIASPNVYLDPLLEPSQLICRQIGLKSMLTVRTSYQGQPNGAIGLHQCSNFRQWTPDEIELLEAVAAQLGIALAQAHLLEQETRQRQELTWKNFALEQAKRQAEAANRAKSEFLAMMSHEIRTPMNAVIGMTGLLLSTNLTPQQQDLVETIRSSGDALLTIINDILDFSKIESGKLELEQQPFELRDCVEKVIDFLALKAAEKNLELAYIIKPEVPVQIIGDLTRLRQVLMNLLNNAIKFTKKGEVILCVEARQLTSKKAQNLYKILFSIQDTGIGIAPENMNRLFQPFAQADASMNRRYGGTGLGLVISKRLSEIMGGTIWVESQGCVGGNPLSGWKSSKLVSSTQPSVGSTFYFTITTQAPADANLDQFYTTLPQLMGKRLLIVDEHPSNHKILRLQAESWKMSTYTAHSMQEALAELSQGERFDIAILDLHRSQMDWLTLANQIHQQPGYQHLPLVILKNLSQWSNGTELSHVQFVTFLTKPVKQSQLYNVLTGVLGNQPMLARISEPHTPEPDLHMAQQKPLRILLAEDTGVNQKVALLMLKKIGYRADVAANGIEVLQALQVGSYDVVLMDVQMPEMDGLEASQRICQEWTASSRPHIIAMTANAMQGDREVCLAAGMDDYISKPVRIEELALALSRCQPRNNSQLIAPNFPHIPRPGQILTPNTEKTIIDPKILNSLRDMMSGDEAAFKQLLNCYLAEAPKWIQNIRASLVPEDAQALWKAAHSLKSSSASVGATTLAQICKQLEAKARSSDLDNIAEICSQLYREYELVRTALQIKLEK